One genomic region from Spirulina subsalsa PCC 9445 encodes:
- a CDS encoding glutathione S-transferase family protein: MLELYQFELSQYSEKVRLILDYKGLDYRKVEVTPGVGQLDLFQKSGHRQVPVLKDGDTYIGDSTDIAFYLERKYPERPLLPSNPRAKGFCLMMEEWADESIGLKGRKALIGALNKNQNFRTSVLPKDVPDFVKNLVGAIPGDLLDVLGSGVGLGGDSVKEAVTGLKQDLEALCLILESQPYLVGNTASLADLAVAGLSMVLKFPDGNYLDIPEHLKGKGIPELADNSAYAPFFAWRDRLYAEFRQPLTPQSPGDAPPTPIEIE; this comes from the coding sequence ATGCTGGAGTTGTATCAATTTGAGTTATCCCAATATTCTGAGAAAGTCCGCTTGATTCTGGATTACAAAGGGTTAGACTACCGCAAAGTAGAAGTGACTCCGGGGGTGGGGCAACTGGATTTATTTCAAAAGTCCGGCCATCGGCAAGTTCCAGTTTTGAAGGATGGGGATACCTATATTGGAGACTCAACAGACATTGCGTTTTATTTAGAACGCAAGTATCCTGAACGACCGTTATTGCCCTCTAATCCTAGGGCTAAGGGGTTTTGTTTGATGATGGAGGAGTGGGCGGATGAGTCCATTGGATTGAAAGGTCGCAAGGCTTTAATTGGGGCCTTAAACAAGAATCAGAATTTCAGAACTTCTGTCTTGCCCAAAGATGTGCCGGATTTTGTGAAAAATTTAGTGGGGGCAATTCCGGGGGATTTGCTCGATGTGTTAGGGTCTGGTGTGGGTTTGGGGGGAGACTCGGTAAAAGAGGCTGTGACGGGGCTAAAACAGGATTTAGAGGCCTTGTGTTTGATTTTGGAGAGTCAACCCTATTTAGTGGGGAATACAGCCTCTCTGGCCGATTTGGCGGTAGCTGGGTTAAGTATGGTGTTAAAGTTCCCCGATGGGAATTATCTAGATATCCCGGAACACTTGAAAGGGAAAGGGATTCCGGAGTTGGCGGATAATAGTGCCTACGCGCCTTTCTTTGCTTGGCGCGATCGCCTTTATGCCGAATTCCGCCAACCCCTCACCCCCCAATCCCCCGGAGACGCGCCTCCCACCCCTATTGAGATTGAGTAG
- the coaBC gene encoding bifunctional phosphopantothenoylcysteine decarboxylase/phosphopantothenate--cysteine ligase CoaBC: protein MFQGRRILLGIGGGIAAYKLCEVISTLGKAKAEVRVMMTQQATQFITPLTLATLSRHPVYTDQDFWQAHHHRPLHIELGEWAEVLAIAPLTANTLGKLAHGLADNLLTNTVLASACPILLAPAMNTEMWQQIPVQRNWQTIQRIPRYHSLAPGDGILACDRQGTGRMAEPAEILTALESLLWTQGKQDLAGKCLLITAGGTREYLDPVRFLGNPSTGKMGVALAQAALMRGATVTLIHAPLIPPVPLHRDIKTFPVETAQEMQQALLREFPQADWLLMAAAVGDMKPQKYSPVKLPKAELPSQLPLTFVPDLLMELESRKQPHQKLIGFAAQTGSIIQPAWEKLKRKNLDAIVANPVDQVGVGFGTDQNQAVFFAKTGEKQEVERCSKLQLAHRLFDFILENL from the coding sequence ATGTTTCAAGGTAGACGGATTCTGTTAGGTATAGGCGGTGGCATCGCCGCCTATAAACTTTGTGAGGTCATTTCCACCCTCGGGAAAGCCAAAGCCGAGGTACGGGTGATGATGACCCAACAAGCCACCCAGTTTATTACACCCCTCACCCTAGCCACCTTAAGCCGCCATCCCGTCTATACCGATCAAGACTTTTGGCAAGCCCATCATCATCGCCCCCTCCATATTGAGTTAGGGGAATGGGCCGAGGTGTTAGCCATTGCTCCCCTCACCGCCAACACCCTCGGCAAACTCGCCCACGGACTAGCGGACAACCTCCTCACCAACACCGTTTTAGCCTCCGCCTGCCCCATTTTACTCGCCCCCGCCATGAATACAGAAATGTGGCAACAAATCCCCGTACAACGGAACTGGCAAACTATTCAACGCATCCCCCGCTACCATAGTCTAGCCCCCGGAGACGGGATTTTAGCCTGCGATCGCCAAGGCACCGGCCGCATGGCCGAACCCGCCGAAATCCTCACCGCCCTAGAATCCCTCCTCTGGACCCAAGGCAAACAGGATCTCGCCGGAAAATGCCTCCTCATCACCGCCGGAGGCACCCGAGAATACTTGGATCCCGTCCGTTTTCTGGGCAATCCCTCCACCGGGAAAATGGGCGTAGCCCTAGCCCAAGCCGCCTTAATGCGCGGCGCCACCGTCACCCTGATTCATGCCCCCCTCATTCCCCCGGTTCCTCTCCACCGGGATATTAAAACCTTCCCCGTAGAAACCGCCCAGGAAATGCAGCAAGCCCTATTACGGGAGTTTCCCCAAGCGGATTGGCTGCTCATGGCGGCCGCGGTGGGAGACATGAAACCCCAAAAATATTCCCCCGTCAAACTGCCCAAAGCAGAACTCCCTTCTCAATTACCCCTCACCTTTGTTCCCGATTTATTAATGGAGTTGGAAAGTCGGAAACAACCCCATCAAAAATTAATCGGTTTTGCGGCTCAAACCGGGAGTATTATTCAACCCGCTTGGGAAAAATTAAAGCGTAAAAATCTAGATGCTATTGTAGCCAATCCCGTCGATCAAGTGGGGGTAGGCTTTGGAACCGATCAAAATCAAGCCGTGTTTTTCGCGAAAACAGGAGAGAAACAGGAAGTTGAACGTTGTTCTAAGTTGCAATTAGCCCATCGTTTGTTTGACTTTATCTTAGAAAACTTATAA
- a CDS encoding DUF4344 domain-containing metallopeptidase gives MQPFKVSQSQPSGLTRSPWARTATLAALLTTSSLFGCNLGIAQGSYNQGEITIKYERVQDKTYQDVYNILTQTQAFNDIVTNLNDTFALPTNVLVKFTECGEENAFYDPSDRSIWMCYELIQRYVDILSEETESDEDYLAQVINAALFTFLHELGHALVDILELPITGKEEDVVDEFAAIMLLRGGEQEIEAVFSAMYQFELDAQEAEELEDEISYWGVHSLDLQRFYNLACFVYGSDPEEYAYFIEHEYLPEERAEVCEEEYARKERSWDILLGDYYN, from the coding sequence ATGCAGCCCTTCAAAGTTTCTCAAAGTCAGCCTTCTGGATTAACTCGTTCACCATGGGCAAGGACGGCTACCCTTGCCGCCCTATTGACCACTTCATCACTGTTCGGGTGTAATTTAGGCATTGCTCAAGGGAGTTACAATCAAGGAGAGATTACGATTAAATATGAGCGAGTTCAAGATAAAACCTATCAAGATGTCTACAATATTTTGACCCAAACCCAAGCTTTTAATGACATTGTGACCAATCTCAATGATACTTTTGCTTTGCCAACTAATGTTTTAGTAAAGTTCACCGAATGTGGGGAAGAGAATGCCTTTTATGATCCCAGTGATCGCTCCATTTGGATGTGCTACGAACTCATTCAAAGGTATGTTGATATTTTGAGTGAGGAAACGGAGTCAGATGAAGACTATTTAGCCCAAGTTATCAACGCGGCACTCTTTACCTTTCTTCATGAATTAGGTCATGCCTTAGTCGATATTTTGGAATTACCCATTACAGGCAAAGAAGAGGATGTAGTGGATGAATTTGCTGCCATTATGTTGTTGCGTGGGGGAGAGCAAGAAATTGAGGCGGTTTTTTCTGCGATGTATCAATTTGAATTAGATGCACAAGAGGCGGAAGAACTAGAGGATGAAATCTCCTATTGGGGTGTACATTCTTTGGACTTACAACGTTTCTACAATCTGGCCTGTTTTGTCTATGGCAGTGATCCTGAAGAATATGCCTACTTTATTGAGCATGAGTATTTACCGGAAGAGCGTGCAGAAGTTTGTGAAGAGGAATATGCTCGGAAAGAGAGAAGCTGGGATATTTTGTTAGGAGATTATTATAATTGA
- a CDS encoding DUF2555 domain-containing protein: MTTTITVPKSKLASVDAADVAKLAERLEQDDYTNPFEALEDWHLLRAIAFHNSELVEPYLYLLDIEAYDEA, from the coding sequence ATGACAACGACAATCACGGTTCCGAAGAGCAAACTAGCATCCGTTGATGCGGCCGATGTGGCCAAACTGGCTGAACGTTTAGAACAAGATGACTATACTAATCCTTTTGAGGCCTTAGAAGACTGGCATCTGTTGCGCGCGATCGCCTTTCATAATAGCGAGTTAGTAGAACCCTATCTTTACTTGCTGGATATTGAAGCCTACGATGAAGCATAG
- a CDS encoding Holliday junction resolvase RuvX produces the protein MDLTTMNDSKNYLLGFDPGRDKCGLAVMDEPGTVYDHVVIPSSEAIAQIEQYRRKYPINQIIMGNQTTAKIWQQQLGEALSPPLPVVLVDERNSSLEARDRYWEMYPPQGLTRLIPQGMRVPPRPIDDIVAILLIERYFRSVEHPSSG, from the coding sequence ATGGATTTGACCACTATGAATGATTCCAAAAACTATCTCCTAGGATTCGACCCAGGACGGGATAAATGTGGTCTTGCGGTGATGGATGAACCGGGGACTGTGTATGACCATGTGGTGATTCCGTCCTCAGAGGCGATCGCACAGATTGAACAGTATCGCCGAAAATACCCTATTAACCAGATAATTATGGGGAATCAAACCACGGCCAAAATCTGGCAACAACAGTTAGGAGAGGCCTTATCTCCCCCGTTACCCGTTGTCTTAGTAGATGAGCGGAATAGTTCATTGGAGGCTCGCGATCGCTATTGGGAAATGTATCCTCCTCAAGGGCTGACTCGATTGATTCCCCAAGGGATGCGCGTGCCTCCTCGTCCCATTGATGATATTGTGGCGATTCTATTAATTGAACGCTACTTTCGTTCTGTAGAACACCCTTCATCCGGTTAA
- a CDS encoding GDSL-type esterase/lipase family protein, whose translation MSNLCFLAFSLLPLSLPPPPVSLAGWGALGQHFRGEQPSFADNLAVAASTPTPEWTDPEMMPETTNRAVFAAPTPTSGPQLYHQRLTALQRGELHSRLHPSSFYPAWEKVVQQPTHQQWQQLLAEEAKAIARGQGQNRLNIMVGDSLTLWFPTTTLSSSGFWLNQGISGENTGQILQRLGVLDETRPSTIYIMAGVNDLRQGASDQTILRHTRQILRHLRTRHPQAEIMIQSILPTRLAAIPPERIDRLNQAIAQIAQSEGVSYLNLAPLFQDETGQLQRELTTDGLHLSPQGYQVWQRILAEQFRPNPEKSSPILEVMVQN comes from the coding sequence ATGAGTAACCTGTGTTTCTTGGCGTTTAGTTTACTACCTCTTTCTCTACCCCCGCCCCCGGTATCCTTGGCAGGATGGGGGGCATTGGGGCAGCATTTCCGGGGAGAACAGCCCTCTTTTGCGGATAACTTAGCTGTAGCTGCCTCCACCCCTACGCCAGAGTGGACCGACCCCGAAATGATGCCAGAGACGACCAACCGGGCTGTTTTTGCCGCCCCTACTCCTACCTCCGGGCCTCAACTCTATCACCAACGTCTCACGGCCTTACAACGGGGGGAACTGCACAGTCGCTTACACCCCAGTAGTTTTTACCCCGCTTGGGAAAAGGTAGTGCAACAACCCACTCATCAACAGTGGCAGCAGTTGTTAGCAGAAGAAGCCAAAGCGATCGCCCGGGGCCAAGGCCAGAATCGTCTAAACATTATGGTGGGGGATTCTCTCACCCTCTGGTTTCCCACAACGACTTTATCCAGTAGCGGGTTTTGGCTCAATCAAGGGATTTCTGGGGAGAATACCGGGCAAATCCTCCAACGCCTTGGGGTGCTAGATGAAACGCGACCCAGTACCATCTACATCATGGCCGGGGTGAATGATTTGCGACAGGGGGCCAGTGATCAGACAATTCTCCGCCATACCCGCCAAATCCTCCGCCATCTTAGAACCCGTCATCCCCAAGCGGAGATTATGATTCAGTCCATTTTACCCACTCGTTTAGCCGCCATTCCCCCGGAACGGATTGATCGGTTAAATCAGGCGATCGCACAAATAGCCCAAAGCGAAGGCGTGAGTTATTTAAACCTCGCCCCCCTGTTTCAGGATGAAACCGGACAACTGCAACGGGAATTAACCACCGATGGCTTACACCTCAGCCCCCAAGGGTATCAAGTCTGGCAAAGGATCTTAGCCGAACAATTCCGCCCTAATCCAGAGAAATCCTCGCCAATCCTTGAAGTTATGGTACAAAACTGA
- a CDS encoding GDP-mannose 4,6-dehydratase — MKTALICGISGQDGAYLADLLLQKDYQVWGTSRDAPMCSFSNLKQLGLRDRIKVASMSLNDFRSVLQVINKVQPDEIYNLAGQTSVGLSFELPVETMESINGGTLNLLEAIRFTGAQIKFYNAGSSECFGNTPDQAADEMTPFRPRSPYAVAKAAAFWQVANYREAYKIFACSGILFNHDSPLRPQRFVTQKIVSAACAIAQGQQDKLHLGNTRIQRDWGWAPDFVESMYLMLQHPDPDDYVVCTGETHSLEDFVAEVFACLGLDWRDHVITDQSLFRPTDIAVSCGNPHKAKEKLGWVARYKMKDVAQQMVKASLNS, encoded by the coding sequence TTGAAGACAGCCTTAATTTGTGGAATTTCTGGACAAGATGGAGCTTATCTCGCGGATCTCCTTCTGCAAAAGGATTATCAAGTGTGGGGAACATCGCGAGATGCTCCCATGTGTTCCTTTAGTAACTTGAAACAGTTAGGATTGCGCGATCGCATTAAAGTTGCCTCCATGTCCCTCAACGACTTTCGCAGCGTCTTACAAGTCATCAACAAAGTACAACCGGATGAAATCTATAATTTAGCAGGACAAACCTCTGTAGGACTCTCCTTTGAACTTCCGGTCGAGACCATGGAAAGCATCAACGGGGGGACATTAAACCTCCTAGAGGCCATTCGCTTTACCGGAGCCCAGATTAAGTTTTACAATGCCGGGTCTAGTGAATGTTTTGGCAATACCCCCGACCAGGCCGCCGATGAAATGACTCCCTTTCGTCCCCGGAGTCCTTATGCTGTCGCCAAAGCGGCCGCCTTTTGGCAAGTGGCCAATTATCGGGAAGCCTACAAGATTTTTGCCTGTTCGGGGATTTTGTTCAATCATGACTCTCCCCTCCGTCCCCAACGCTTTGTCACTCAAAAAATCGTCTCAGCCGCCTGTGCGATTGCCCAAGGTCAACAGGATAAACTCCACCTCGGCAATACCCGCATTCAACGGGACTGGGGATGGGCTCCGGATTTTGTCGAGTCCATGTATTTAATGTTGCAGCACCCAGACCCAGATGATTATGTTGTCTGCACCGGAGAAACCCATAGTCTAGAGGATTTTGTGGCCGAAGTTTTTGCCTGTTTAGGTTTGGACTGGCGGGATCATGTGATTACCGACCAAAGTTTATTCCGTCCCACAGATATTGCGGTCAGTTGTGGCAATCCCCACAAGGCTAAGGAAAAGTTAGGTTGGGTCGCTCGTTATAAGATGAAGGATGTGGCGCAACAGATGGTTAAAGCCAGCCTCAATTCATGA
- a CDS encoding HhoA/HhoB/HtrA family serine endopeptidase, producing MTIPLKQLGLYISLLFIGGGVGFVGHQYIISGRPDAVTPTPEVLPAAIQPLSVTPSPAANPNPANINFIAEAVQKVGPAVVRIDAMRSTASQSMESFGDSPFFRRFFGNDVPEPRTPIERGTGSGFILSSDGRLITNAHVVEGSDLVRVTLKDGRILEGRVIGADNVTDIAVVKIEAENLPTVQLGNSETLIPGEWAIAIGNPLGLDNTVTVGIISALDRSSTQVGVPDKRVRFIQTDAAINPGNSGGPLLNAQGEVIGMNTAIRANAQGLGFAIPVETAQRIANQLFSKGKADHPYLGIQMITLNAERRKEINENSRHNFNVSVDEGVVIMEVIQGSPAAQAGFQAGDVILEVGGVAVATAMDVQQQVERSVIGQPLAVTILRQRRTMQLQVTPGVFPD from the coding sequence ATGACTATTCCACTAAAGCAACTGGGTTTGTATATTAGTTTGCTATTCATTGGTGGAGGTGTGGGCTTTGTCGGGCATCAGTATATTATTTCTGGACGACCCGATGCCGTTACGCCAACGCCAGAGGTTCTTCCTGCTGCTATACAGCCCTTATCTGTCACTCCTTCCCCAGCAGCAAACCCCAATCCAGCTAATATTAACTTTATTGCCGAGGCGGTGCAGAAAGTTGGGCCGGCTGTGGTTCGTATTGATGCGATGCGTTCAACGGCGAGTCAGTCGATGGAGTCTTTTGGGGATTCGCCGTTTTTCCGTCGCTTTTTTGGCAATGATGTTCCTGAACCAAGAACTCCCATCGAACGGGGGACGGGTTCGGGGTTTATTCTGAGTTCTGATGGGCGTTTGATTACTAATGCTCATGTGGTGGAAGGTTCGGATTTAGTCCGCGTCACCTTGAAAGATGGTCGCATTTTAGAGGGGCGGGTGATTGGGGCGGATAATGTGACGGATATTGCTGTGGTGAAAATTGAGGCGGAAAACTTGCCTACTGTACAGTTGGGGAATTCTGAAACCTTGATTCCGGGGGAGTGGGCGATCGCCATTGGCAACCCCCTAGGCCTTGATAATACCGTCACGGTGGGCATTATCAGCGCTCTCGACCGTTCTAGTACACAGGTGGGAGTTCCTGATAAGCGTGTTCGTTTTATCCAAACCGACGCGGCGATTAATCCCGGCAACTCCGGCGGCCCCCTACTCAATGCCCAAGGGGAAGTCATTGGCATGAACACAGCCATCCGCGCTAATGCCCAAGGTTTAGGTTTTGCCATTCCCGTTGAAACCGCTCAACGGATTGCCAATCAGTTATTTAGTAAGGGCAAGGCTGATCACCCCTATTTAGGCATTCAAATGATTACCCTGAACGCTGAACGGCGCAAGGAAATCAATGAGAATAGCCGCCATAACTTTAATGTCAGCGTTGATGAAGGCGTTGTCATTATGGAAGTAATCCAAGGCTCCCCAGCCGCCCAAGCGGGTTTTCAAGCCGGAGATGTGATCCTTGAAGTGGGCGGGGTGGCTGTAGCAACAGCTATGGATGTTCAGCAACAAGTGGAACGGAGTGTGATTGGTCAACCTTTAGCGGTGACAATTCTCCGTCAAAGACGCACGATGCAGTTACAAGTTACACCGGGGGTTTTCCCGGATTAA
- a CDS encoding DUF3747 domain-containing protein encodes MKLALPLKFAALATAALSTTLWMSPAKASLFGQQEVDQGSFAAVATPFGSNQFNLMIIEQLPGRNQCWAESGSSPIVINPLWTTFDFSGHCGRFSDSNGYSVRINNEDYGLDYLLRVVQRSGELLLVATPRTGARPGLQELVLARTNGLNPGGYSRLVLTPGWRFTKRTYQDRTLGHVYFTYEGTPVGGTPTPPTTPPTTPPTTPPSTPATFRDITGDIYRTQIEEAVRVGFIAGFPEDNTFRPLASLTREQVVSMVFEALRTIPGVSATEPTNLASAPFPDVAASRWSAGKIQWARNTGIVTGYPDGQFRPAQAVTRAELMAIMQKAAQYSRTQRGMSAQLGQKQTPFNFTDTSGHWGNAVIREMSGYCGVASPLNERGTSFSPNAASLRNYAATATLRMLNCAKADQ; translated from the coding sequence ATGAAATTGGCACTACCACTGAAATTTGCAGCCCTAGCAACAGCCGCCCTTTCAACCACCCTCTGGATGAGTCCCGCCAAGGCCTCCCTTTTTGGTCAACAGGAAGTTGATCAAGGGTCTTTTGCGGCCGTGGCGACACCCTTTGGCAGCAATCAATTTAACCTGATGATTATTGAACAACTGCCCGGGAGAAACCAGTGTTGGGCTGAGTCAGGCAGCTCTCCTATTGTGATTAACCCTCTCTGGACAACCTTTGACTTTAGCGGACATTGTGGGCGTTTTTCCGACAGTAACGGCTACTCAGTACGCATCAATAATGAGGATTACGGGTTAGACTATCTGTTGCGGGTGGTTCAACGGAGCGGGGAACTTTTATTAGTCGCTACCCCGCGCACAGGCGCCCGTCCGGGTTTACAAGAGTTGGTTCTCGCTCGGACTAATGGTTTAAATCCCGGGGGATATAGTCGTTTAGTTCTGACTCCGGGTTGGCGCTTCACAAAACGCACCTATCAAGACCGCACATTAGGTCATGTTTATTTCACCTATGAAGGAACTCCCGTAGGTGGAACTCCTACCCCTCCCACAACACCCCCAACAACACCCCCCACAACCCCTCCTAGCACCCCGGCAACCTTCCGAGACATTACGGGGGATATCTACCGCACCCAAATTGAGGAAGCGGTGAGAGTGGGCTTTATTGCGGGTTTCCCGGAAGATAATACTTTCCGCCCTCTGGCTTCTTTAACGCGGGAACAAGTGGTTTCGATGGTGTTTGAGGCCTTGAGAACCATTCCGGGTGTCAGTGCAACGGAACCGACTAATCTGGCCTCGGCTCCTTTCCCAGATGTGGCAGCCTCTCGGTGGAGTGCGGGTAAGATTCAGTGGGCGCGCAATACGGGGATTGTGACGGGCTATCCAGATGGGCAGTTTCGCCCTGCCCAAGCGGTGACACGGGCAGAACTTATGGCCATCATGCAGAAAGCGGCTCAGTATAGCAGAACCCAACGGGGTATGAGCGCTCAATTGGGTCAGAAACAAACACCTTTTAATTTCACCGATACCAGTGGTCACTGGGGAAATGCCGTGATTCGTGAGATGTCGGGCTATTGTGGGGTTGCGTCTCCCTTGAATGAGCGGGGAACGAGTTTTTCGCCTAATGCGGCTTCTCTGCGTAATTATGCGGCTACGGCTACGTTACGGATGCTCAATTGCGCTAAGGCGGATCAGTAA
- a CDS encoding Tab2 family RNA-binding protein, with protein sequence MTIWQADFYKQPRDNSPVPRWELVVCDEQGSIITTATCSQSEASVPWLVETLTPLLGATRPEKIQVFRPQSLALLEAAAQRFQIPLEATRQTVALKGILAQRRGGEVVLEQPPPQPLPEALWGENWRFGSLQAGDLLAVFCDRPIPILQIPDNLDPVALGLPSTTPIPGLIIEGGRRSMVLARWLEEVHPAAVNYIPTEAGVSGGLLLEAGLVDRWILVTFEDPEVARAAELYQQRLVVSQGLHFLLVQPDDTGVTYSGFWVLSRAC encoded by the coding sequence ATGACGATTTGGCAAGCGGATTTTTATAAACAGCCTAGGGATAATTCCCCGGTTCCCCGGTGGGAGTTGGTGGTGTGTGATGAGCAGGGGAGCATCATCACTACGGCTACCTGTTCCCAAAGCGAGGCTTCTGTTCCTTGGCTGGTTGAAACCTTAACCCCTTTGCTGGGTGCCACTCGGCCGGAAAAAATCCAAGTGTTTCGCCCCCAGTCTCTGGCACTACTGGAAGCGGCCGCCCAACGATTCCAGATTCCCCTAGAAGCTACCCGTCAAACGGTGGCACTGAAGGGGATTTTAGCCCAACGGCGGGGGGGTGAGGTGGTTTTAGAGCAACCCCCACCCCAGCCCCTTCCCGAGGCGTTATGGGGGGAAAATTGGCGGTTTGGGAGTCTTCAGGCTGGGGACTTGTTAGCGGTGTTTTGCGATCGCCCTATTCCCATTCTCCAGATTCCTGACAACCTAGATCCCGTCGCATTAGGACTCCCTTCTACAACCCCCATTCCGGGCCTCATCATTGAGGGAGGACGGCGTTCCATGGTGTTAGCCCGTTGGTTGGAGGAGGTACACCCCGCAGCCGTGAACTATATCCCCACAGAAGCGGGGGTTTCGGGGGGATTATTGTTGGAAGCGGGGTTAGTGGATCGTTGGATTTTAGTCACCTTTGAAGATCCAGAAGTCGCTCGGGCGGCTGAACTCTATCAACAGCGTCTCGTCGTCAGTCAGGGGTTACATTTTCTCCTCGTGCAACCGGATGATACTGGCGTGACCTATAGTGGATTTTGGGTCTTATCTCGGGCTTGTTGA
- a CDS encoding YidH family protein, which yields MTGKPPLDRQREHQANERTFLAWIRTALAMIGIGLAIARFGLFLRQSQYLNNPEAVSMSALGTSEILGLGFILTGLILIPLAILNYGRISEQIETGNYTPNPLMVWLTAGLVMGLGVLSIPLLLLNRSPNGQQSPASYWREGIRVSLLEKPLEVLEELKRGRNDKPS from the coding sequence ATGACAGGAAAACCTCCCCTAGATCGTCAACGAGAACATCAGGCCAATGAACGGACGTTTTTAGCTTGGATTCGCACGGCTTTGGCAATGATTGGGATTGGTTTGGCGATCGCACGTTTTGGTCTGTTTCTCCGTCAAAGTCAATACCTGAATAATCCCGAGGCCGTTTCCATGAGTGCTTTAGGCACGTCGGAGATATTGGGTCTAGGCTTTATTCTCACAGGTTTAATTCTCATCCCCCTAGCCATCTTGAACTATGGTCGCATCAGTGAGCAAATCGAAACAGGTAACTATACCCCTAATCCCCTCATGGTCTGGCTAACGGCAGGATTGGTCATGGGGTTAGGGGTGTTAAGTATTCCTCTTTTGTTGCTCAATCGTTCCCCCAATGGTCAACAATCCCCCGCTTCCTATTGGAGAGAAGGGATTCGGGTGAGTTTGCTCGAAAAACCCCTTGAGGTATTGGAAGAATTGAAGCGGGGGAGAAACGATAAACCCTCATGA